A single Pseudomonas sp. DC1.2 DNA region contains:
- a CDS encoding histone-like nucleoid-structuring protein, MvaT/MvaU family, whose translation MSRLAEFRAAEKALQEQLKQLESLKNDAGLKKEIEFEEKLQGLMKSYGKSLRDVVSILDPNPAKSSLQQAAVPKTRRARVVKVYHNPHTGELIETKGGNHRGLKAWKEQYGATTVDSWLRG comes from the coding sequence TTGTCCAGACTCGCTGAATTTCGCGCCGCTGAAAAGGCCCTTCAAGAACAGCTAAAGCAGCTGGAGTCCCTGAAGAACGATGCCGGGCTCAAAAAAGAAATCGAATTCGAAGAAAAGCTTCAGGGGCTGATGAAAAGCTATGGCAAAAGCCTGCGTGACGTCGTCTCAATCCTCGATCCGAACCCGGCAAAATCCTCTCTGCAACAAGCAGCGGTGCCCAAAACCCGTCGTGCTCGCGTAGTCAAGGTCTACCACAACCCACACACCGGCGAGTTGATTGAAACCAAGGGTGGTAATCACCGCGGCCTGAAGGCTTGGAAAGAACAATACGGTGCCACCACCGTGGATTCCTGGTTGCGTGGCTAA
- a CDS encoding cyclic diguanylate phosphodiesterase: MPLNVKLRQTRSTRLTVTLLSGLLPMLLGLAILYMQAGRALQYSTLQTAEEAVRQFDLMLDNTAQAARELLPLAGSRCNDAKLALREQVTRRPFVRSTNLVLDNNLYCSSLFGEYQEPVNPGEYTHGQLWLMNGNPVTPNTALLVYRLSDENRGVLTTLDGYHLSNALRLIGRQTSLLLQVGDDWLAADGKVHNTPLPVLSVAQSLQTSSHYAFTVAAGFPERETWRYMRREYPPLFSLLVFFGVVSGSIGHLLQKRSTSPSHEMQRALKAGEFIPYFQPVVSGDTKQWSGAEVLMRWNHPEEGLVRPDLFIPFAEHSGLIVPMTRSLMQQTAALLAPLLPAFEGPFHLGINITARHCKDLELVADCRAFLSSFAPGSVSLVLELTERELIEPTPITFQLFEQLHALGVKIAIDDFGTGHSSLGYLRQFNVDFLKIDQSFVAMIGVDALSRHILDSIIELSVKLDLGIVAEGVETEEQSDYLTAHGVNFLQGYLFGRPMPGSDFINALSQH, translated from the coding sequence ATGCCACTGAACGTCAAACTCCGCCAAACGCGCAGCACTCGGCTCACAGTGACGCTCCTCAGCGGTTTGCTACCGATGCTATTGGGCCTCGCCATCCTTTACATGCAAGCCGGACGCGCGCTCCAGTACAGCACCCTGCAAACCGCTGAAGAAGCCGTTCGCCAATTCGACCTGATGCTCGACAACACCGCTCAAGCAGCCAGAGAGCTATTGCCACTCGCCGGCAGCCGTTGCAATGACGCCAAACTGGCCTTGCGCGAACAAGTCACACGCCGGCCATTCGTGCGTTCGACCAATCTTGTACTCGACAACAACCTTTATTGCAGCTCGCTGTTTGGTGAGTATCAGGAGCCCGTCAACCCTGGCGAGTATACCCATGGCCAGTTGTGGCTGATGAACGGCAACCCCGTCACGCCCAATACCGCGTTGCTGGTTTACCGGCTCAGCGACGAAAACCGCGGAGTGCTCACCACGCTGGACGGCTATCACTTGAGCAATGCCCTGCGGTTGATAGGCCGCCAGACCTCGTTGTTGTTGCAAGTGGGGGATGATTGGTTAGCCGCCGACGGAAAGGTTCACAACACACCTCTACCCGTCCTGTCGGTGGCGCAAAGCCTACAGACGTCTTCGCACTACGCCTTTACTGTCGCAGCCGGCTTTCCCGAGAGGGAAACCTGGCGCTACATGCGCCGCGAATACCCGCCGCTCTTCAGTTTGCTGGTGTTCTTTGGTGTGGTATCCGGTTCGATCGGGCACCTGCTGCAAAAACGTTCAACATCACCGAGCCATGAAATGCAACGTGCCTTGAAGGCGGGGGAATTCATTCCCTACTTTCAGCCGGTGGTGAGTGGCGACACAAAACAATGGAGCGGCGCCGAAGTATTGATGCGCTGGAATCACCCGGAGGAAGGCCTGGTGCGTCCTGATTTGTTCATCCCGTTTGCCGAACACTCCGGGCTGATTGTGCCAATGACTCGCTCATTGATGCAGCAAACTGCAGCACTGCTGGCACCGCTTTTACCGGCATTCGAGGGACCGTTTCACCTCGGCATCAACATCACCGCCAGACACTGCAAGGACCTGGAACTGGTGGCGGATTGCCGCGCATTTCTCAGCAGTTTTGCACCTGGCAGTGTCAGCCTGGTGCTGGAACTCACTGAGCGTGAACTCATCGAGCCAACGCCGATCACGTTCCAATTGTTTGAGCAGCTTCACGCACTGGGGGTGAAAATTGCGATTGACGACTTCGGCACCGGTCATTCAAGTCTGGGTTACCTGCGTCAATTCAATGTCGACTTTCTGAAAATCGATCAGAGTTTTGTAGCGATGATCGGTGTTGACGCCCTGTCACGGCACATCCTCGATAGCATTATCGAACTCTCGGTCAAGCTTGATCTGGGAATTGTTGCTGAAGGTGTGGAAACCGAAGAGCAAAGTGACTACCTGACCGCACACGGGGTTAACTTCCTACAAGGCTACCTGTTCGGCAGGCCGATGCCGGGCTCAGATTTCATTAATGCATTAAGCCAACATTAA
- the hppD gene encoding 4-hydroxyphenylpyruvate dioxygenase, with translation MADLYENPMDLMGFEFIEFASPTPNTLEPIFEIMGFSKVATHRSKDVHLYRQGQINLILNNEPHSVASYFAAEHGPSVCGMAFRVKNAQQAFSRALELGAQPIHIETGPMELNLPAIKGIGGAPLYLIDRFGEGSSIYDIDFVFIEGVDRNPEGAGLKIIDHLTHNVYRGRMAYWASFYEKLFNFREIRYFDIKGEYTGLTSKAMTAPDGMIRIPLNEESSKGAGQIEEFLMKFNGEGIQHVAFLSDNLIDTWDRLKKIGMRFMTAPPQTYYEMLEGRLPNHGEPVDQLQSRGILLDGSSESGDRRLLLQIFSETLMGPVFFEFIQRKGDDGFGEGNFKALFESIERDQVRRGVLATE, from the coding sequence ATGGCAGATTTATACGAAAACCCGATGGACCTGATGGGCTTTGAATTCATTGAGTTCGCATCGCCCACGCCCAACACCCTGGAGCCGATCTTCGAGATCATGGGCTTCAGCAAGGTGGCAACCCACCGCTCCAAAGACGTACACCTGTATCGCCAAGGTCAGATCAACCTGATTCTCAACAACGAACCCCATAGTGTGGCCTCGTACTTTGCAGCCGAACATGGTCCTTCGGTGTGCGGCATGGCGTTCCGGGTCAAGAACGCTCAGCAAGCGTTTTCCCGCGCTCTTGAACTTGGCGCGCAGCCGATTCATATCGAAACCGGCCCGATGGAGCTGAACCTGCCGGCGATCAAAGGTATCGGTGGTGCGCCGTTGTACCTGATCGACCGTTTCGGTGAAGGCAGCTCGATCTATGACATCGACTTCGTGTTCATCGAGGGTGTGGACCGCAACCCAGAAGGGGCGGGCCTTAAGATCATCGATCACCTGACCCATAACGTGTATCGCGGGCGCATGGCTTACTGGGCCAGCTTTTACGAGAAGCTGTTTAACTTCCGTGAAATCCGTTATTTCGACATCAAAGGCGAATACACCGGCCTGACATCAAAGGCCATGACTGCGCCCGATGGCATGATTCGCATCCCGTTGAACGAAGAGTCGTCCAAGGGGGCCGGGCAGATCGAAGAGTTCCTGATGAAATTCAATGGCGAAGGCATTCAGCACGTGGCCTTCCTCAGCGATAACCTGATTGACACCTGGGACCGCCTGAAGAAAATCGGCATGCGCTTTATGACGGCCCCGCCGCAAACGTATTACGAAATGCTGGAAGGCCGTCTGCCGAACCACGGCGAGCCAGTCGATCAACTGCAATCGCGCGGCATTCTGCTGGACGGCTCGTCCGAGTCGGGTGACCGGCGTCTGTTGCTGCAGATCTTTTCGGAAACCCTGATGGGCCCAGTGTTCTTCGAATTTATCCAGCGTAAAGGCGACGACGGTTTCGGTGAGGGTAACTTCAAGGCGCTGTTCGAATCCATCGAGCGCGATCAGGTGCGTCGAGGTGTGCTTGCAACTGAGTAA
- the rarD gene encoding EamA family transporter RarD: MSKGIALSVTASVLFAVMYYYTSLLAPLSGVEIFGWRMLLTVPCMTVFMGVSGEWRRVADTLRRIGALPKLLMGLIVSSALLGVQLWLFMWAPLNGHSLDVSLGYFLLPLTMVLTGRIAYGERLSYLQKVAVCLASLGVLNELYQVGSFSWATLLVAIGYPTYFVVRRRIKTDHLGGLWIDMTLMLPVAFWFVQGGEQGVAVFNQHPWLSLLIPLLGVISASALVVYIIASRLLPFSLFGLLSYVEPVLLLGVALLLGESIKAGEWLTYIPIWLAIVVLVFEGYKHLLRHRRP; encoded by the coding sequence TTGTCTAAAGGTATTGCTCTATCAGTCACGGCCTCGGTGCTGTTTGCTGTCATGTATTACTACACGTCGTTGCTCGCGCCCTTGAGTGGCGTGGAAATTTTCGGCTGGAGGATGCTGCTGACCGTGCCCTGCATGACGGTGTTTATGGGAGTGTCCGGCGAATGGAGACGAGTGGCCGATACCCTGCGGCGTATCGGTGCTCTGCCAAAGCTGCTGATGGGTCTGATCGTCTCTTCGGCGCTGCTCGGCGTGCAGCTCTGGCTGTTTATGTGGGCACCGCTCAACGGTCATAGCCTGGACGTGTCGCTGGGGTATTTCCTGTTGCCGCTGACGATGGTATTAACCGGACGAATCGCCTACGGCGAACGCCTGTCTTATCTGCAAAAGGTCGCCGTGTGCCTGGCCAGCCTCGGCGTGCTGAACGAGTTGTATCAAGTCGGCAGTTTTTCCTGGGCCACCTTGCTGGTCGCCATCGGCTATCCGACTTATTTCGTGGTGCGCCGACGCATCAAGACCGACCATCTGGGTGGTTTGTGGATTGACATGACCCTGATGCTGCCGGTGGCTTTCTGGTTCGTACAGGGCGGTGAACAGGGCGTTGCTGTGTTCAATCAACACCCTTGGTTATCACTTCTGATTCCATTGCTCGGGGTGATCAGCGCCTCAGCGTTGGTGGTCTACATCATTGCCAGCCGACTGCTGCCGTTCAGCCTGTTCGGCTTGCTGAGCTATGTCGAACCGGTATTACTGCTGGGCGTCGCGTTACTGCTGGGAGAAAGTATCAAGGCCGGTGAATGGCTGACCTACATTCCGATCTGGCTGGCGATCGTGGTGTTGGTGTTTGAAGGGTATAAACATCTATTGCGCCATCGCCGCCCCTGA
- a CDS encoding aldo/keto reductase: protein MSYRTLGHSGLHVSTLTLGTMMFGEQTSAEDSMRIIDKAWDQGINFIDTADVYTGGRSEEIVGEAIAGNRHEWVLATKVGFGPVDGVPNRSGLSRKHIFNSIDASLTRLGTDYVDIYYLHREDHNTPLEVTISAIGDLIRQGKIRYWGLSNYRGWRIAEVIRVADKLGVDRPVISQPLYNIVNRQAETEQITAAHAYGLGVVPYSPLARGVLSGKYTPDVTPDANSRAGRQDKRILETEWRVESLRIAQQIQQYTQGRGVGIVEFAIAWVLNNSAVTSAIVGPRTEEQWDAYTLAQAVKITAQDEAFIDSLVTPGHSSTPGFNDVSHFVSGRKPRAA from the coding sequence ATGAGTTACCGCACACTGGGTCATTCGGGGTTACACGTTTCTACCCTGACGTTGGGCACTATGATGTTTGGCGAACAGACCAGCGCCGAAGATTCCATGCGGATCATCGACAAGGCCTGGGACCAGGGCATCAATTTCATCGACACCGCGGACGTCTACACCGGTGGCCGTTCTGAAGAAATCGTCGGCGAAGCGATTGCCGGTAACCGCCATGAATGGGTGCTGGCCACTAAAGTCGGTTTCGGCCCAGTGGACGGCGTGCCAAACCGCAGCGGCCTGAGCCGCAAGCACATTTTCAACAGCATCGACGCCAGCCTCACGCGCCTGGGCACCGATTACGTCGACATTTACTACCTGCACCGCGAAGACCACAACACGCCGCTTGAGGTAACTATTTCGGCCATCGGCGACCTGATTCGCCAAGGCAAAATCCGCTACTGGGGCCTGTCCAACTACCGGGGCTGGCGCATTGCTGAAGTCATTCGCGTTGCCGACAAGCTTGGTGTTGATCGGCCGGTGATCAGTCAGCCGCTGTACAACATCGTCAACCGCCAGGCAGAAACCGAGCAGATCACCGCCGCCCACGCCTACGGCCTTGGCGTGGTGCCTTACAGTCCTCTGGCCCGTGGCGTACTCAGCGGCAAGTACACACCTGACGTGACACCGGACGCGAACAGCCGCGCCGGTCGCCAGGATAAACGCATCCTGGAAACTGAATGGCGAGTCGAATCACTGCGTATTGCCCAGCAAATTCAGCAGTACACCCAAGGTCGTGGGGTGGGCATCGTCGAGTTCGCCATTGCTTGGGTGTTGAACAACAGCGCCGTCACCTCAGCCATCGTCGGACCGCGTACCGAAGAACAATGGGACGCCTACACCCTGGCTCAAGCGGTGAAGATCACGGCGCAGGACGAGGCGTTCATCGATTCGCTGGTAACGCCAGGGCATTCCTCTACACCTGGGTTCAACGACGTCAGCCATTTTGTCTCAGGACGTAAACCGCGCGCCGCTTGA
- a CDS encoding MFS transporter, translated as MSQSAAATQAIADDKNAVYKRITLRLIPFIFICYLFNYLDRVNVGFAKLQMLDALKFSETVYGLGAGIFFIGYVLCGVPSNLALTRFGPRRWIALMMVVWGSLSTCLLFVTTPTEFYTLRLFTGAAEAGFFPGVVLYLSQWFPTFRRGRIMALFMSAIPVSGLLGSPFSGWILNHFGAGQAGLAGWQWMFLLQGIPTVILGALAYFLLSDSFANATWLTSHERSVLEADHAEDLVNKPKTTTDSLAAVFKNPAIWAFGLIYFCIQSGVYAINFWLPSIIKNLGFSDNLVIGWLSAIPYLLAAVFMLLVGRSADLRKERRWHLVVPMLMGAVGLLIAVNFAAHPAIAILGLTIATMGALTGLPMFWPVPTALLSAGAAAGGLALINSMGQMAGFLSPYLVGWVKDSSGSTDAALYVLAGVIVCGSLLALRMTRTLRA; from the coding sequence ATGTCACAGAGCGCCGCAGCTACCCAGGCCATCGCTGACGATAAAAACGCCGTCTACAAACGCATCACCCTGCGTTTGATCCCCTTCATTTTCATCTGCTACCTGTTCAACTACCTCGACCGGGTTAACGTTGGATTTGCCAAGCTGCAGATGCTCGACGCACTTAAATTCAGCGAAACCGTGTATGGCCTCGGGGCCGGGATATTCTTCATTGGCTACGTGCTGTGTGGCGTACCGAGCAATCTGGCGTTGACCCGGTTCGGTCCTCGACGCTGGATCGCGCTGATGATGGTCGTCTGGGGCTCGCTGTCAACCTGCCTGCTGTTCGTCACCACACCGACTGAGTTCTATACCCTGCGCCTGTTCACTGGCGCCGCCGAAGCCGGGTTCTTCCCCGGTGTCGTGCTCTATCTTTCGCAGTGGTTCCCGACCTTCCGCCGGGGCCGCATCATGGCGTTGTTCATGTCGGCGATTCCGGTCTCGGGCCTCTTGGGCAGCCCGTTCTCTGGCTGGATCCTCAACCACTTTGGTGCAGGCCAGGCCGGTTTGGCCGGCTGGCAATGGATGTTCCTGCTGCAAGGCATACCGACGGTGATCCTCGGTGCGTTGGCGTACTTCCTGCTTAGCGACAGCTTTGCCAACGCCACGTGGCTGACCTCACACGAGCGTTCCGTGCTTGAAGCCGACCACGCCGAAGACCTCGTCAACAAACCGAAAACCACCACAGACTCGCTAGCGGCGGTATTCAAGAACCCCGCGATCTGGGCATTCGGCCTGATCTATTTCTGTATTCAAAGCGGCGTTTACGCGATCAACTTCTGGCTGCCGTCGATCATCAAGAACCTGGGGTTCAGCGATAACCTGGTAATCGGCTGGCTGAGTGCGATTCCGTACTTGCTGGCAGCAGTGTTCATGTTGCTGGTGGGACGTTCGGCGGATTTGCGCAAAGAACGGCGCTGGCATTTGGTGGTGCCGATGCTGATGGGCGCCGTCGGTTTGCTCATCGCAGTGAACTTCGCTGCGCACCCGGCCATCGCCATTCTCGGCCTGACCATCGCCACCATGGGCGCCCTCACCGGGCTACCGATGTTTTGGCCGGTCCCGACCGCTCTGCTCAGTGCGGGCGCAGCGGCGGGTGGTTTGGCGTTGATCAACTCGATGGGGCAAATGGCCGGTTTCCTTAGCCCGTATCTGGTGGGCTGGGTCAAAGACAGCAGCGGTTCGACCGACGCGGCGTTGTATGTACTGGCAGGGGTGATTGTCTGCGGTAGCTTGCTGGCGTTGCGCATGACGCGCACGCTGCGCGCCTGA
- a CDS encoding sugar diacid recognition domain-containing protein, with translation MFELDHDLAQDIVDRAMAILPYNVNVMDSQGLILGSGEPERINTRHEGAQLVLANGRVVEIDAQTAVHLKGVQPGINLPLLLDQRLMGVLGITGDPEQLRTYAELVRMTAEMLVGQRNQQAEQQWRRQRCDDLLALLLSETGDSPRLVDEAQQLGLKPQLTRVPYLFELGMEHGRGPTVEALSAWLTSRYPDSWCISSAKSSLLWCRPATQAIEHDRLLEKLDGLGWNILRIAVGGQADGLAGLRRCYRRVGDLLAYGRDVLPRSRLLTLNRYRLPVMLWRHRNDDALDELLKPLRKVIAKDNNGQLLATLRSWCDHDGQSQACADALGIHRNSLRYRMERIAELSGVDPLRLDGMLALYLGVQLLPQTD, from the coding sequence ATGTTCGAACTCGATCACGACCTGGCTCAGGACATCGTCGACCGGGCCATGGCCATCCTGCCTTATAACGTCAACGTCATGGACAGTCAGGGCCTGATTCTCGGCAGCGGCGAGCCCGAGCGCATCAACACCCGCCACGAAGGTGCGCAACTGGTGTTGGCGAATGGGCGGGTAGTGGAAATCGATGCGCAAACAGCGGTTCACCTTAAAGGCGTGCAGCCGGGGATCAATCTACCGCTGTTGCTGGATCAGCGGTTGATGGGCGTGCTGGGCATCACCGGTGACCCGGAGCAACTGCGTACTTACGCCGAACTGGTGCGCATGACTGCCGAAATGTTGGTCGGTCAGCGCAATCAGCAGGCCGAACAGCAATGGCGGCGCCAGCGCTGCGACGATCTGCTGGCGTTGTTGCTGAGCGAGACTGGCGACTCGCCACGGTTGGTGGACGAGGCGCAACAATTGGGGCTCAAGCCACAACTGACGCGGGTCCCGTATCTGTTCGAGCTGGGCATGGAGCACGGGCGGGGCCCGACCGTCGAAGCCCTCAGTGCCTGGTTGACCAGTCGTTACCCCGACAGTTGGTGCATCAGTTCTGCCAAGTCGTCGCTGTTGTGGTGCCGGCCGGCGACTCAGGCCATCGAGCATGATCGGTTGCTGGAAAAACTCGATGGCCTGGGTTGGAACATTCTGCGCATCGCCGTCGGTGGTCAGGCCGATGGGCTGGCGGGGTTGCGTCGCTGCTATCGGCGGGTCGGCGACCTGCTGGCGTATGGGCGTGATGTGTTGCCGCGTTCGCGCTTATTGACGCTGAACCGCTATCGCTTGCCGGTGATGCTCTGGCGTCACCGCAATGACGATGCGCTGGACGAACTGCTCAAGCCATTGCGCAAAGTCATCGCCAAGGACAACAACGGCCAGTTGCTGGCGACCCTGCGCAGTTGGTGCGACCACGACGGCCAGAGCCAGGCGTGCGCCGATGCACTGGGCATCCATCGCAATAGCCTGCGCTACCGTATGGAACGAATTGCTGAACTGAGCGGTGTCGACCCGTTGCGGCTGGACGGCATGCTGGCGCTGTACCTGGGTGTGCAACTGCTTCCACAGACTGACTGA
- a CDS encoding glycerate kinase, giving the protein MKIVIAPDSFKDSLSAQGVADAIALGLAEVWPDAQLVKCPMADGGEGTVESILAACEGELRHTHVRGPLGITVAAAWGWLPHNHTAIIEMAEASGLQRVPPGQRDACISSTFGTGELIRAALDAGAQRVILAIGGSATNDGGAGAMQALGVKLLDAQGQTLAPGGLALAELAHIDLREIDARLASVRFDIAADVNNPLCGPQGASAIFGPQKGASPEQVQQLDRALGHFADLCGQALKKDVRDEPGSGAAGGLGFAAKAFLGAQFQAGVAVVAELVGLAEAVKDADFLITGEGRFDAQTLRGKTPFGVAQIARQQGVPVIVIAGTLGEEYQALYAHGIDAAFALTSGPMTLEQACTEAPRLLRERASDIARVWRLASRLA; this is encoded by the coding sequence ATGAAAATCGTCATCGCCCCCGATTCGTTCAAGGACAGCCTGAGTGCCCAGGGCGTAGCCGATGCCATTGCACTTGGTTTGGCCGAGGTCTGGCCGGACGCGCAATTGGTCAAATGCCCAATGGCCGACGGTGGCGAAGGGACGGTCGAGTCAATTTTGGCCGCCTGCGAGGGTGAGCTGCGCCACACACACGTGCGCGGCCCCTTGGGCATCACGGTCGCTGCCGCGTGGGGCTGGCTGCCGCACAACCACACTGCAATCATTGAAATGGCCGAGGCCAGCGGTCTGCAACGCGTCCCTCCAGGGCAGCGCGATGCCTGCATCAGCAGTACCTTCGGCACCGGAGAATTGATTCGCGCGGCGCTCGATGCCGGGGCACAGCGGGTGATTTTGGCGATTGGCGGCAGTGCCACCAATGACGGCGGTGCCGGCGCGATGCAGGCATTGGGCGTCAAGCTGTTGGATGCCCAAGGACAAACGTTGGCACCGGGCGGCCTGGCCCTCGCCGAACTGGCGCACATTGATCTGCGCGAAATCGATGCGCGTCTGGCCAGCGTGCGCTTCGACATCGCCGCCGACGTCAACAACCCGTTGTGCGGCCCCCAAGGTGCCTCGGCGATTTTCGGCCCACAGAAAGGTGCCTCGCCGGAGCAAGTCCAGCAACTGGATCGGGCCCTTGGGCACTTTGCTGATCTGTGTGGGCAAGCCCTTAAAAAAGACGTGCGCGATGAACCCGGCAGTGGTGCCGCGGGTGGGTTGGGGTTTGCGGCCAAGGCCTTTCTGGGGGCGCAATTTCAGGCCGGTGTGGCAGTGGTCGCTGAACTGGTGGGGCTGGCGGAGGCTGTCAAAGATGCGGATTTTCTGATTACTGGCGAAGGTCGTTTCGATGCGCAAACTTTACGCGGAAAGACGCCGTTTGGCGTGGCGCAGATTGCCCGGCAACAAGGCGTGCCGGTGATTGTGATCGCCGGCACCTTGGGAGAGGAATATCAGGCGTTGTATGCGCACGGGATTGATGCGGCTTTTGCGTTGACCAGTGGGCCGATGACGCTGGAGCAGGCCTGCACCGAGGCGCCTCGATTGTTGCGTGAGCGAGCCAGCGATATTGCCCGCGTTTGGCGCCTGGCCAGCCGCTTGGCCTAA
- a CDS encoding methyl-accepting chemotaxis protein — protein MSLRNLNIAPRAFLGFAFIALLVVVLGVFAVNRMSIIRQASVDMSGNQLPSVSFLGNITENVLRLRILSFRILINRDVASLQDADVRIAALVDKVKQAQSSYAALPAGGEEAALYKTFAVTLDNYLQAQREMMDLSRQNKLDEMHNLINTRIKEGTDQMGEQLNRLIAINKADAETANTEAGNQYAFAINGIVTVSVIAALLTVLLAWLLTRSIVAPLNRAVFAAETIASGNLTKVIEVDGKDEPARLLGALAVMQTNLRQTIEQIAGSATQLGAAAEELSAVTEEASRGLQQQNNEIEQAATAVNEMTAAVEEVARNAVSTSEASNQSTLAAREGRDRVVETVGAIQTMTQDVQNTSLMIEGLAAQGRDIGKVLDVIRAIAEQTNLLALNAAIEAARAGEAGRGFAVVADEVRALAHRTAQSTQEIEKMVAGIQNGTGEAVSSMQQSNQRTQTTLELARSAGVSLEQITQSIHQINERNLVIASASEEQAQVSREVDRNLVNIRDLAIQSAAGANQTSAATHELSRLAVDLNAMVARFVI, from the coding sequence ATGTCCCTGCGTAATCTGAATATCGCGCCTCGAGCTTTCCTGGGTTTTGCCTTCATCGCCTTGTTGGTCGTTGTCTTGGGTGTGTTTGCCGTGAACCGCATGTCGATCATCCGACAGGCCTCTGTGGACATGTCCGGTAACCAGCTGCCCAGCGTGAGCTTTTTGGGCAACATCACCGAGAACGTCCTGCGCTTGCGCATTCTCTCGTTCCGTATCTTGATCAACCGCGACGTTGCCTCGTTGCAGGACGCTGATGTTCGTATCGCTGCGTTGGTGGATAAAGTCAAACAGGCGCAATCCAGCTACGCGGCATTGCCTGCCGGCGGTGAAGAAGCGGCGTTGTACAAGACCTTCGCTGTCACGCTGGACAACTACCTGCAAGCACAGCGCGAGATGATGGATTTGTCTCGGCAGAACAAGCTCGATGAGATGCACAACCTGATCAATACGCGAATCAAGGAAGGCACCGACCAGATGGGCGAACAGTTGAATCGACTGATCGCGATCAACAAGGCCGACGCCGAGACTGCCAATACCGAGGCCGGCAATCAGTACGCTTTTGCCATCAACGGTATTGTCACGGTGTCAGTGATTGCTGCGCTGCTGACGGTGCTGCTGGCCTGGTTGCTGACCCGCAGTATTGTTGCGCCGCTGAACCGTGCGGTGTTTGCCGCCGAAACCATCGCCAGCGGCAACTTGACCAAAGTCATCGAAGTCGACGGCAAGGATGAGCCGGCTCGCCTGCTCGGCGCCTTGGCAGTGATGCAGACCAACCTGCGCCAAACCATCGAGCAAATCGCTGGCTCCGCGACCCAACTGGGCGCTGCTGCCGAGGAACTCAGTGCGGTCACCGAAGAAGCGTCCCGTGGTTTGCAACAGCAGAACAATGAAATTGAACAAGCCGCGACCGCCGTCAACGAAATGACCGCCGCCGTGGAAGAAGTGGCGCGCAATGCGGTATCGACGTCCGAGGCGTCGAACCAGTCGACGTTGGCCGCCCGCGAAGGTCGCGACCGTGTCGTGGAAACCGTCGGCGCTATCCAGACCATGACTCAAGATGTGCAGAATACGTCGCTGATGATCGAAGGTCTGGCGGCTCAGGGTCGCGACATCGGCAAGGTACTGGACGTGATCCGCGCCATCGCCGAACAAACCAATTTGCTGGCCCTCAACGCCGCGATCGAAGCCGCGCGTGCCGGTGAGGCCGGACGTGGTTTTGCCGTGGTGGCAGATGAGGTCCGCGCGTTAGCCCATCGCACCGCACAATCGACCCAGGAAATCGAAAAAATGGTCGCCGGGATTCAGAACGGTACGGGCGAAGCAGTGTCGTCGATGCAACAAAGCAATCAACGCACCCAGACCACGCTTGAGCTGGCACGTTCTGCCGGTGTTTCGCTGGAGCAGATCACCCAATCGATCCATCAGATCAATGAACGCAACCTGGTGATCGCCAGCGCATCGGAAGAACAGGCGCAAGTGTCCCGCGAGGTGGATCGCAACTTGGTCAACATCCGCGACCTCGCCATTCAGTCTGCCGCCGGTGCCAATCAGACCAGCGCTGCAACGCATGAACTGTCGCGTCTGGCAGTGGATTTAAATGCGATGGTGGCGCGTTTTGTAATTTGA